TACCTGACATTTTAGCAACAGGTACTCCAACAGCTGAAACAAGTGGTGCTAAAACAAGAGTTGTCGTATCACCAACTCCACCTGTTGAATGTTTATCTACCTTTATGCCTTCAATTGCTGATAAATCAATAGTTTCTCCAGAATTAACCATTGCCATAGTTAAATCTGCTCTTTCTTTTTCAGTCATATCCTTAAAATAAATAGCCATAGTTAAAGCACTAGCTTGATAATCTGGAATTGTTCCTTTAGTATAACCTTCAATAAAAAAATTAATTTCTTGGGTTGTTAATTCTTTTCCGTCTCTTTTTTTTGAAATTATATCTACCATTCTCATCTTAGTTTACCATCCTTTTTATATCAGTTTTTTTAAAAAGCTCTCACCATGCTTAGTAGCTTTCACCTTGAAATTTTCTGAAATTGTTGCTCCTAAATCCGAAAAAGTTTTAAGAATGCCTAGGTTCTTTCCTTCATCGAATCTATTTGAATAAACAAGTATTGGAACAAATTCTCTTGTGTGATCTGTTCCAGTGTAAGTTGGATCATTTCCATGATCTGCTGTTATTATAAGCAAATCATCCTCTTTAAGCTTTTTAAAAACTTCACCTAGCCTAGTATCAAATTCCTCTAAAGCATCTCCATATCCAATAGGATCACGACGATGACCGTAATTTGCATCAAAATCAACTAAGTTAGTAAAGCTAATTCCTGTGAAATCTTCATCTAAAACTTTAATAAATTTATCCATACCATCCATATTAGAGACTGTTCTAATTGCTTTAGTTACACCTTCACCGTCAAAAATGTCAGAAATCTTTCCAATTGCAATAGACTCTAAATCTGCCTCTTTTATATAATCCATTACCGTCCTTCCAAAAGGTTTTAATGCATAATCATGTCTATTAGAAGTTCGCTTAAAGGTTTCTTTAGTTTTTCCAACATATGGTCTAGCAATAATTCTTCCTAACATATATGGCTCTTTTAATGTTATCTCTCTGCAATATTTGCATATTTTATATAACTCATCTAGTGGTATAACTTCTTCATTTGCTGCAATCTGAAGTACTGAATCTGCTGAAGTATATACTATTAACTCACCAGTTTTAAGCTGTCTTTCTCCAAGTTCTTTTATTATTTCTGTTCCACTAGCAGGTTTATTCCCTATAATCTTTCTTCCAGAAAAATCTTCTATCTTTTTAATTAATTCTTCTGGAAAGCCCTCTGGGAAAACAGGAAAAAATTTATCAATATATAACCCCATCATTTCCCAATGGCCTGTCATAGTATCTTTTCCCGCTGAAGCTTCCTGCATTTTACCAAAATAAGCTTTCGGATGAGCTTGTTTTTCTACTCCCATAATCTCATAAATATTTGACAATCCAAGAGCTGCCATATTAGGCATATTTAATCCCTTTTTCTCTTCTGCAATATGAAATAATGTATTAACACCAAAATCGTTAAATTCCTTTGAATCTGGTGCTTCTCCTATACCTACTGAATCCATAACTAAAATATGTATTCTTTTAAAAGGTTTCATTATAATCTCTCCTTTATACTATTAATCCAACAATAGTTGCTGTTAGTGCACTTACTAAGGTTGCCCCATATAAAAGTTTTAATCCAAAACGAGCTACAACATTTCCTTTTTCTTCATTTAATCCTTTAACTGCTCCCGATATTATTCCTATAGATGAAAAGTTTGCAAAGGATACTAAAAAGGTTGAAACTATAGCTGTAGCCTTTATGGATAAATGTACATGTCCACTTGCTAAAGTAGTCATTGCAACAAATTCATTAGATACTAACTTAGTTGCCATTATACTTCCTGCCTTTACAGCTTCATTTAACGGTACTCCCATTAGAAATGCAAAGGGTGAAAATACATAGCCAAGTATATCCTGAAAAGACATTCCAAAAATCCAAGTAAACAATGAATTTATTAATGATATTATTGCAACAAAACCAATAAGCATAGCTCCAACTGTAATAGCTACTTTAAAGCCATCCATAATATATTCACCTAAAACTTCAAAAAAAGATTGTTTTTTCTCATTTTGAACTTCTAAAACATCCTCTTCGTCTGTAACAGTATATGGATTTATAATCGATGATATAATAAATCCGCCAAATAAATTTAACACAATTGCTGTTACCACATATTTAGGTTTTATCAAAAGCATATACGAACCAACTATGGACATAGAAACTGTTGACATAGCTGATGCACATAGTGTATACAGACGTTTTTCTGGTAACAATCCTAATTGTTTCTTAACAGAAATAAATACTTCTGATTGTCCCAAAATTGCTGATGCTACTGCGTTATATGATTCTAATTTTCCCATACCATTAACTTTACTTAATACTAGTCCTATGTATTTTATAACAAACGGCAGTATTTTACAATATTGCAATATACCTATAAGTGCAGAAATAAAAACAATTGGTAGAAGAACATTAATAAAAAATGTACTTTGATGACTGTTCTCTAATCCTCCAAATACGAATTTAACACCATCTCCTGCACATTTAAGAAGTGCCCCAAAACCATCTGCAATTCCACTTACAAGTGCATTTCCAGCTCCTGTATTAAGCAGCAAAAAACCTAATATAAACTGCAAAATAATCATTACAATTATAGGCTTGTATTTTACCTTCTTTTTATCATTACTACCTATCCAAGCTAAAAATAATATTACTACTAATCCTATTACGCCAATAATATATTCCATTATATTCCTCCTCAATGTCTGCAACTTTTATATTATAAACTATATAACGTTTACATAAAAAGTATTATTATTAAGTCTTTATTATTTTATATCTAAGCTATTTTAAGCCTACTTAAATATCCAGTTTCATATTCTCTATAATTCTAAAAATTAAACAAATATAAAACTGGACAATTGTAATTTTATTCTTCAGAAATTATTGTGATACTTGCACTGGCCCCTATACGAGTTGCTCCTGAATTTATCATTTGTAAAGCCTCTTCTCTAGTATGAATACCACCAGATGCCTTTACACCCATATTATCTCCTACAGTTTTTCGCATTAATTCAATATCCTCTGCCTTTGCTCCTGCTGTTGAAAAGCCTGTTGAAGTTTTCACAAAATCTGCACCTGCATCTTTAGCTAATTTGCAAACTCTTATTTTTTCTTCATCAGTTAAAAGACAAGTTTCAATAATTACCTTAACTATAGCCTTTTCTTTAGCTGTTTTTACAACCTCTTCAATATCCCTTTTTACATAATCGTTATTCTCATTTTTTAAATCTCCTATAGAAATAACCATATCAACTTCTTCTGCCCCATTTTCTATGGCATTTTTTGTTTCAAATACCTTTGTTTCAGTTGTACTAGCTCCAAGAGGAAAACCTATGACTGTACAAACTTTAACTTTACTATCTTTTAGCTCCAAGCTTGCTAATTTAACCCATCGTGGATTTACACAAACTGAGGCAAATTTATACTTTTTTGCTTCCTCTATTAATTTAAGTATTTGTTCCTTTGTAGTATCTGGCTTTAAGGCTGTATGATCTATTATGTTAGCAATCTCCATATTAAAACTCTCCTTATTTTTTATGTAGTTTTTTAAACTTTAACCTAATAATTAGCATTTTATTCTATATAATCTATTTTATATTCCAACTGAACATTTGTAAAGCTGCGTATGAAATTTATTTCAAATAACTTTACAATAATCTTCTTCTAAAGGAATAAGCATCCTAAACGCAAAATGGATGCTTATTTAATAACTATTTTATTTTTGTAAATCTTCTTTAGTAAAAGCACCTGGTAAAATTTCATCTAATGTTTTAACTATATACTCTCCATTATTTTTTCCTAAAATTATCTTTATATCTTTTGCTGCAAATTCAGCTATCACCTGTCTACATATTCCACAAGGATAAGTATAATCATTTTCTACTCCTACTATTGCAATAGCATTAATAACTGTATGGCCCTCTGATACAGCCTTGAAAATAGCTGTTCTTTCTGCACAATTAGTTGCTCCATAAGATGCGTTTTCTATATTACATCCAGTATATATTTTTTCATCTGTAAAAACTGCTGCTCCAACTTTAAATTTTGAATATGGTGCATATGCTTTTTCTCTAGCCTCTAATGCTTTTGAAACCAATGTATTAAAATCCATATTAATTAAAATCTCCTCTCTATGTAAAAAATAAAGTCTACACTAACCTTTTTCTACAACTCTATAATAAATATTTTTTTTACATTTGTAAATGTATTATAAAATTTTCTCCGCTGTAAACTGATCTG
The Clostridium felsineum DSM 794 DNA segment above includes these coding regions:
- the deoB gene encoding phosphopentomutase, which gives rise to MKPFKRIHILVMDSVGIGEAPDSKEFNDFGVNTLFHIAEEKKGLNMPNMAALGLSNIYEIMGVEKQAHPKAYFGKMQEASAGKDTMTGHWEMMGLYIDKFFPVFPEGFPEELIKKIEDFSGRKIIGNKPASGTEIIKELGERQLKTGELIVYTSADSVLQIAANEEVIPLDELYKICKYCREITLKEPYMLGRIIARPYVGKTKETFKRTSNRHDYALKPFGRTVMDYIKEADLESIAIGKISDIFDGEGVTKAIRTVSNMDGMDKFIKVLDEDFTGISFTNLVDFDANYGHRRDPIGYGDALEEFDTRLGEVFKKLKEDDLLIITADHGNDPTYTGTDHTREFVPILVYSNRFDEGKNLGILKTFSDLGATISENFKVKATKHGESFLKKLI
- a CDS encoding NupC/NupG family nucleoside CNT transporter is translated as MEYIIGVIGLVVILFLAWIGSNDKKKVKYKPIIVMIILQFILGFLLLNTGAGNALVSGIADGFGALLKCAGDGVKFVFGGLENSHQSTFFINVLLPIVFISALIGILQYCKILPFVIKYIGLVLSKVNGMGKLESYNAVASAILGQSEVFISVKKQLGLLPEKRLYTLCASAMSTVSMSIVGSYMLLIKPKYVVTAIVLNLFGGFIISSIINPYTVTDEEDVLEVQNEKKQSFFEVLGEYIMDGFKVAITVGAMLIGFVAIISLINSLFTWIFGMSFQDILGYVFSPFAFLMGVPLNEAVKAGSIMATKLVSNEFVAMTTLASGHVHLSIKATAIVSTFLVSFANFSSIGIISGAVKGLNEEKGNVVARFGLKLLYGATLVSALTATIVGLIV
- the deoC gene encoding deoxyribose-phosphate aldolase is translated as MEIANIIDHTALKPDTTKEQILKLIEEAKKYKFASVCVNPRWVKLASLELKDSKVKVCTVIGFPLGASTTETKVFETKNAIENGAEEVDMVISIGDLKNENNDYVKRDIEEVVKTAKEKAIVKVIIETCLLTDEEKIRVCKLAKDAGADFVKTSTGFSTAGAKAEDIELMRKTVGDNMGVKASGGIHTREEALQMINSGATRIGASASITIISEE
- a CDS encoding cytidine deaminase; amino-acid sequence: MDFNTLVSKALEAREKAYAPYSKFKVGAAVFTDEKIYTGCNIENASYGATNCAERTAIFKAVSEGHTVINAIAIVGVENDYTYPCGICRQVIAEFAAKDIKIILGKNNGEYIVKTLDEILPGAFTKEDLQK